The following proteins are encoded in a genomic region of Amia ocellicauda isolate fAmiCal2 chromosome 6, fAmiCal2.hap1, whole genome shotgun sequence:
- the aco2 gene encoding aconitate hydratase, mitochondrial: protein MASYCLTVSRLQHALGQGARRVHVTAALSARAKVAMSRFEPESSINYDKLHENINIVRKRLDRPLTLSEKIVYGHLDDPVGQEIARGRTYLRLRPDRVAMQDATAQMAMLQFISSGLPRVAVPSTIHCDHLIEAQTGGTEDLQRAKEMNHEVYKFLSSAGAKYGVGFWKPGSGIIHQIILENYAYPGVMLIGTDSHTPNGGGLGAICIGVGGADAVDVMAGIPWELKCPNVIGVKLTGSLSGWTSPKDVILKVAGILTVKGGTGAIVEYHGPGLESISCTGMATICNMGAEIGATTSVFPYNHRMKTYLEKTGRADIAALSDDFQEHLVPDPGCEYDQLIEINLSELKPHINGPFTPDLAHPVSEIGGVAERSGWPLDVKVGLIGSCTNSSYEDMGRAASLAKQALDRGLKCKAQFTVTPGSEQIRATIERDGYAQILRDVGGVVLANACGPCIGQWDRRDVKKGEKNTIVTSFNRNFTARNDANPATHAFVTSPEIVTALAIAGTLKFDPERDFLTAPNGERFQLQPPTGDELPARDFDPGQDTYQHPPAKGDTAAVDVNPQSQRLQLLEPFDKWNGRDLEDLRVLIKVKGKCTTDHISAAGPWLKFRGHLDNISNNLLIGAVNMDNDKVNCVRNQLTGEVGGVPDVARQYKKSGVQWVVVGDENYGEGSSREHAALEPRHLGGRAIITKSFARIHETNLKKQGLLPLTFADPADYDKIRPDDTISIVGLKKFSPGKPLKAVIKHKDGSQDSIQLNHTFNQTQIEWFQAGSALNRMKELQK, encoded by the exons ATGGCGTCCTACTGTCTAACTGTTAGCCGGCTCCAG cATGCCCTGGGGCAGGGCGCGCGGCGGGTCCATGTGACCGCAGCTCTCAGCGCTCGGGCCAAGGTGGCCATGAGCCGCTTCGAACCCGAGTCCAGCATCAACTATGACAAGCTGCACGAGAACATCAACATCGTCCGCAAGAG ACTGGACCGGCCCCTGACCCTGTCCGAGAAGATCGTGTACGGCCACCTGGACGATCCAGTGGGACAGGAAATCGCCCGGGGCCGGACCTACCTGCGtctgcgtcccgaccgcgtggccaTGCAGGACGCCACAGCCCAGATGGCCATGCTGCAGTTCATCAGCAGCGGCCTGCCCCGCGTGGCCGTGCCTTCCACTATCCACTGCGACCACCTGATCGAGGCCCAGACCGGGGGCACCGAGGACCTGCAGAGAGCCAAG GAAATGAATCATGAGGTGTACAAATTCCTGTCCAGCGCTGGAGCCAAATACGGAGTGGGGTTCTGGAAGCCTGGCTCTGGGATCATCCATCAG ATCATCCTGGAGAACTACGCCTACCCTGGAGTGATGCTCATTGGCACGGACTCGCACACGCCCAATGGGGGTGGCCTGGGAGCCATCTGTATCGGGGTGGGAGGGGCTGATGCTGTGGATGTCATGGCTGGAATCCCCTGGGAGCTCAAGTGTCCCAAT GTGATCGGAGTGAAGCTGACCGGCTCCCTGTCTGGCTGGACCTCCCCGAAGGACGTGATCCTGAAGGTGGCCGGCATCCTGACGGTCAAGGGCGGCACCGGGGCCATCGTGGAGTACCACGGTCCGGGGTTGGAGTCCATCTCCTGCACTG gaATGGCCACTATCTGTAACATGGGAGCTGAGATCGGCGCCACCACCTCTGTGTTCCCCTACAACCACCGCATGAAGACCTACCTGGAGAAGACCGGCCGCGCAG ATATCGCTGCACTGTCTGATGACTTCCAGGAGCACCTGGTTCCTGACCCTGGGTGCGAGTACGACCAACTAATCGAGATCAATCTGAGCGAG TTGAAGCCCCACATTAATGGTCCGTTCACCCCAGACCTGGCCCACCCTGTATCGGAGATCGGTGGAGTGGCCGAGAGGAGCGGCTGGCCCCTGGACGTCAAAGTGG ggctgattgGTAGCTGCACCAACTCCAGTTATGAGGACATGGGCCGTGCCGCCTCACTGGCCAAGCAGGCTCTGGACCGTGGGCTCAAGTGCAAGGCCCAGTTCACAGTCACCCCTGGGTCAGAACAGATCCGGGCCACCATCGAGAGGGACGGCTAC GCTCAGATCCTCAGAGATGTTGGTGGGGTGGTTCTGGCTAATGCCTGTGGGCCCTGTATCGGACAGTGGGACAG GCGTGATGTGAAGAAGGGCGAGAAGAACACCATTGTGACATCATTCAACAGGAACTTTACAGCCAGGAACGACGCCAACCCAGCCACCCACGCCTTCGTCACCTCCCCCGag atTGTCACGGCGCTGGCCATCGCAGGAACCTTGAAGTTCGACCCCGAGCGTGACTTCCTGACTGCCCCCAATGGCGAGCGCTTCCAGCTGCAGCCGCCCACAGGGGATGAGCTGCCGGCGCGGGACTTCGACCCCGGTCAGGACACCTACCAGCACCCCCCCGCGAAGGGTGACACTGCAGCTGTGGACGTCAACCCTCAGAGCCAGCGCCTGCAGCTGCTGGAGCCCTTCGACAAGTGGAACGGCCGGGACCTGGAGGACCTGAGGGTGCTCATCAAG GTGAAGGGGAAGTGCACCACTGACCATATCTCAGCGGCCGGGCCCTGGCTGAAGTTCAGAGGTCATCTGGACAACATCTCCAACAACCTGCTGATCGGGGCGGTCAACATGGATAACGACAAGGTCAACTGCGTCCGCAACCAGCTGACCGGCGAGGTCGGGGGGGTGCCCGACGTGGCCCGGCAGTAcaag AAGAGTGGTGTGCAGTGGGTGGTAGTGGGGGATGAGAACTACGGGGAGGGTTCCAGCCGAGAGCACGCCGCCCTGGAGCCCCGCCACCTGGGGGGCCGCGCCATCATCACCAAGAGCTTCGCACGCATCCACG agacGAATCTGAAGAAACAGGGTCTGTTGCCGCTGACCTTTGCTGACCCAGCCGACTATGACAAGATCAGACCCGACGACACTATCTCCATCGTCGGCCTCAAGAAGTTCTCCCCAGGCAAG ccACTGAAAGCTGTGATCAAGCACAAGGATGGCAGTCAGGACTCCATCCAGCTCAACCACACCTTCAACCAGACCCAGATCGAGTGGTTCCAGGCTGGCAGTGCGCTCAACAGGATGAAGGAGCTGCAGAAATaa
- the phf5a gene encoding PHD finger-like domain-containing protein 5A, with protein sequence MAKHHPDLIFCRKQAGVAIGRLCEKCDGKCVICDSYVRPCTLVRICDECNYGSYQGRCVICGGPGVSDAYYCKECTIQEKDRDGCPKIVNLGSSKTDLFYERKKYGFKKR encoded by the exons ATGGCCAAACATCATCCAGATTTGATTTTCTGTAGAAAACAAGCCGGTGTCG ccaTTGGAAGGTTGTGTGAAAAAT GCGATGGCAAGTGTGTGATCTGTGACTCGTACGTGCGGCCCTGCACATTGGTGCGCATCTGCGACGAGTGCAACTACGGCTCCTACCAGGGCCGCTGTGTCATCTGCGGGGGGCCGGGCGTGTCGGACGCATACTACTGCAAGGAGTGCACCATCCAGGAGAAGGAC CGAGACGGCTGCCCCAAGATCGTGAACCTGGGCAGCTCCAAGACGGACTTGTTCTATGAGCGGAAGAAATACGGGTTTAAGAAGAGGTGA
- the tefa gene encoding TEF transcription factor, PAR bZIP family member a isoform X2, producing the protein MSSVGEITLGVSSDIPEVLKALLDYPFSLPCEDSDEKDDKAKLCGEDGSEEGGGGVSGSGGVGGGVVGSVGVSASLMPAIWDKTIPYDGETFHLEYMDLDEFLLENGIPASLEEELQRTLGKAGGGQEGEEGPVEVPKKKKMEEEEEEEKEGEESEGTSKGAVQEGGEGKSEASLPAATVTGVSMVTAGVTLLPAAELELSQEELVTATEDTADGPVLERLTPSPIDPEQIEVAVNFQPDPTDLVLSSVPGGELFDPRKHRFTDDDLKPQPMIKKAKKVFVPDEQKDDKYWSRRKKNNVAAKRSRDARRLKENQITVRAAFLERENSALRQEVAELRRDCGRCRSVVARYQAKYGPLANQEADVLDS; encoded by the exons AGAAAGACGACAAAGCCAAGCTCTGTGGGGAAGATGGCAGTGAGGAGGGCGGGGGTGGCGTCAGTGGCTCGGGAGGAGTGGGAGGAGGGGTGGTGGGGTCGGTGGGGGTCTCAGCCTCCTTGATGCCAGCCATCTGGGACAAGACCATCCCGTACGATGGAGAGACCTTCCACCTGGAGTACATGGACCTGGATGAGTTTCTGCTGGAGAACGGCATTCCCGCCTCCCTGGAAGAGGAGCTGCAAAGGACTCTGGGAAAAGCTGGGGGTGGgcaagagggggaggagggccCAGTTGAGGTgccgaagaagaagaagatggaggaggaggaggaggaggagaaggaaggAGAAGAATCAGAGGGCACCAGCAAGGGGGCGGTCCAAGAAGGAGGAGAGGGAAAAAGCGAGGCATCCTTGCCAGCTGCCACGGTGACAGGGGTTTCCATGGTGACGGCTGGGGTCACCCTGCTGCCCGCTGCCGAGCTGGAGCTCagccaggaggagctggtcaCCGCCACCGAGGACACTGCGG ATGGCCCTGTCCTGGAGCGCCTGACACCCAGCCCAATCGACCCGGAGCAGATTGAGGTGGCCGTGAACTTCCAGCCCGACCCAACGGACCTGGTGCTGTCCAGTGTGCCGGGGGGAGAGCTGTTCGACCCGCGTAAGCACCGCTTCACTGATGACGACCTGAAGCCTCAGCCCATGATCAAGAAGGCCAAGAAAGTGTTCGTGCCCGATGAGCAGaag gaTGATAAGTACTGGTCACGGCGGAAGAAGAACAATGTGGCGGCGAAGCGCTCTCGGGATGCACGACGGCTGAAGGAGAACCAGATCACGGTGCGTGCTGCCTTCCTGGAGCGCGAGAACTCGGCGCTGCGGCAGGAGGTGGCCGAGCTGCGCCGGGACTGCGGGCGCTGCCGGAGCGTGGTGGCGCGCTACCAGGCCAAATACGGGCCCCT CGCAAATCAGGAGGCTGACGTACTGGACTcataa
- the tob2 gene encoding protein Tob2: protein MHLEVKVALHFIMSHLYDQLPRRRAELFGDELRGLLLSHFSGHWYPEAPLRGSGFRCLHLGAPPPDPLVAEAARRSGLDAGEVSAHLPAGLSLWIDPFEVSYQVGEKGPVEVLYLKEAGPRGRPQQQTPSSTSSSTSSSPPPPPPSPSSSSKQDQSEEEGVVLGEEEPQQQEEKEKECRGGRSVGFNPEAQVFIPVGGRGASVLSSSPPPPTSPLPALAFGHFPLPPSSPSNSPPVSSSTSSSLASPTCPHSYFPPQQQQQQQQQQQQQPQQPPQSQHPPLSRPTPSQPLFFTTASFAATKFGSTKMKKTGGGGGGASQQRPSRSPTTTIPGLGKHGQPLPLSLHSLGAPPISQLSPNAKEFVYPGPPGPLYLDTDPSPSQGSPFLPSFHSPGGGGVGGSSGISGGLYTESSAFMEGLGGYGLQYPSQSFQPVVLAN from the coding sequence ATGCACCTGGAGGTGAAGGTGGCCCTGCACTTCATCATGTCCCACTTGTACGACCAGTTGCCCCGGCGGCGGGCGGAGCTGTTCGGGGACGAGTTGCGTGGGCTCCTGCTCTCTCACTTCTCAGGCCACTGGTACCCCGAGGCCCCCCTCCGTGGCTCTGGCTTCCGCTGCCTGCACCTGGGGGCGCCCCCCCCTGACCCCCTCGTGGCGGAGGCGGCCAGGCGCAGCGGGCTGGACGCCGGGGAAGTTAGCGCCCACCTGCCGGCCGGCCTGAGCCTGTGGATCGACCCCTTTGAGGTGTCCTACCAAGTCGGGGAGAAGGGACCGGTGGAGGTGTTGTATTTGAAGGAGGCCGGGCCACGTGGTCGCCCCCAGCAGCAGACTCCATCctccacttcctcctccacatcctcctctccacctcctcctcctccttctccctcttcctcctctaaGCAGGACCAAAGTGAGGAGGAAGGGGTggtgctgggagaggaggagccaCAGCAGCaggaagagaaggagaaggaatgTAGGGGGGGTAGGAGTGTGGGATTCAACCCCGAGGCGCAGGTTTTCATCCCGGTCGGGGGCAGAGGGGCCTCGGTTCTCTCCAGCTCGCCgccaccccccacctccccgtTGCCGGCACTGGCGTTTGGCCACTTCCCTCTGCCTCCTTCCTCCCCTTCTAACTCCCCTCCGGTCTCTTCCTCTACCTCCTCCTCTCTGGCTTCCCCCACCTGCCCCCACTCCTACTTCCccccgcagcagcagcagcagcagcagcagcagcagcagcaacagccgCAACAGCCGCCGCAGTCACAGCACCCCCCACTCTCCCGCCCCACCCCCTCCCAGCCACTCTTCTTCACCACAGCCAGTTTTGCTGCTACCAAGTTCGGCTCCACAAAGATGAAGAAAACGGGAGGAGGCGGAGGGGGTGCATCTCAACAGAGGCCGTCCCGCTCTCCTACTACCACTATCCCCGGCCTAGGCAAACACGGCCAACCCCTGCCCCTGTCCCTGCACTCCCTGGGCGCCCCCCCCATCAGCCAGCTCTCACCCAACGCCAAGGAGTTTGTCTACCCAGGACCACCAGGGCCTCTGTACCTGGACACAGACCCCTCTCCCTCCCAGGGCAGCCCCTTCCTCCCTTCCTTTCACAGCCCCGGTGGTGGCGGCGTTGGTGGCAGTAGTGGGATCTCTGGCGGCCTGTACACCGAGAGCTCTGCTTTCATGGAGGGCCTGGGAGGCTATGGCCTGCAGTACCCCAGCCAGAGCTTCCAGCCTGTCGTCCTGGCCAACTGA